A genomic window from Terriglobales bacterium includes:
- a CDS encoding response regulator — protein sequence MADPSDHGEQTVRVLLLEDDAEDAALLQAQLRQSDMPMQFELVGDEAQYLAALDRGLPDIVLADYRLRGYSGLDALRELRRRDPQLPFILVSGTLTDEVAAGCCDLGASDYILKDRLARLPRAVHRALGEHRLRTENARAEEELRQAQKMEAIGRLAGGIAHDFNNLLMVMRGFAELLCVNLPSGPERRNAEKIVGAADRAARLVAQLLAFGRKQVLSLRPLDLNECVGEVGRLLPRVLGEHIEIVVHPDAHLRTVKLDPMQIEQVLMNLAINARDAMPEGGRLLIETRNVDVDREFLRCHAEASPGPYVLLCVSDNGCGMASETRQHIFEPFFTTKAPGKGTGLGLAPVYGIVRQSDGVIWVYSEPGKGTTFKLYFPAIAGASEPLARARAAASEVPLGHETVLVVEDEDGVRDAMTMFLRRSGYTVLEASHGERALEVARAFRGDIDLMVTDVVMPGVNGRELARRLAGERPMTRVLFVSGYSGSAMAEQFALQPDTPFLEKPFTWDAFARKVREVLDQARLVTEAAERAPALIH from the coding sequence GTGGCTGATCCCTCCGACCATGGCGAGCAGACCGTCCGCGTCCTGCTGCTGGAGGACGACGCCGAAGACGCCGCGCTGCTCCAGGCCCAGTTGCGTCAGTCCGACATGCCCATGCAGTTCGAACTTGTCGGCGACGAGGCGCAATACCTCGCCGCGCTCGATCGCGGGCTGCCCGACATCGTGCTGGCCGACTACCGCTTGCGCGGATACTCCGGGCTCGACGCGCTGCGCGAACTGCGTCGCCGCGATCCTCAGCTCCCCTTCATCCTGGTGAGCGGCACGCTCACCGACGAGGTCGCCGCCGGCTGCTGCGACCTCGGGGCGTCGGACTACATCCTGAAGGACCGCCTCGCGCGCCTTCCGCGGGCGGTGCATCGCGCGCTCGGCGAGCACCGGCTGCGCACCGAGAATGCGCGCGCCGAGGAGGAGCTTCGCCAGGCGCAGAAGATGGAAGCCATCGGGCGGCTGGCCGGCGGCATCGCCCACGACTTCAACAACCTGCTCATGGTCATGCGCGGTTTTGCCGAGTTGCTGTGCGTGAACCTTCCCTCTGGCCCCGAGCGCCGCAATGCCGAGAAGATCGTGGGTGCCGCCGATCGCGCCGCCCGCCTGGTCGCCCAGTTGCTCGCCTTCGGGCGCAAGCAGGTCCTTAGCCTGCGCCCGCTTGACCTGAACGAATGCGTGGGCGAGGTTGGCAGGCTGCTGCCGCGCGTCCTGGGCGAGCACATCGAGATCGTCGTCCACCCCGACGCGCACTTGCGCACCGTCAAGCTCGACCCCATGCAGATCGAGCAGGTCCTCATGAACCTCGCCATCAACGCGCGCGACGCCATGCCCGAAGGCGGCCGCCTCCTCATCGAGACTCGCAACGTCGACGTAGACCGCGAGTTCCTTCGCTGCCACGCCGAGGCGTCCCCCGGGCCCTACGTCCTGCTCTGTGTCTCCGACAACGGCTGCGGCATGGCGTCCGAGACCCGCCAGCACATCTTCGAGCCCTTCTTCACCACCAAGGCGCCCGGCAAAGGGACCGGGCTCGGCCTCGCCCCCGTCTACGGCATTGTCCGGCAGAGCGACGGGGTCATCTGGGTGTACAGCGAGCCCGGCAAAGGCACCACCTTCAAGCTGTACTTTCCCGCGATCGCGGGCGCGAGCGAGCCGCTGGCGCGCGCGCGTGCAGCCGCCTCCGAGGTCCCGCTCGGGCACGAGACCGTCCTGGTGGTGGAAGACGAGGACGGCGTGCGCGACGCCATGACGATGTTCCTCCGGCGCAGCGGATATACCGTGCTCGAAGCCTCCCATGGCGAGCGGGCGCTGGAAGTGGCGCGTGCCTTTCGCGGCGACATCGACTTGATGGTCACCGATGTCGTGATGCCCGGCGTGAACGGCCGCGAGCTTGCCCGCCGGCTCGCCGGCGAGCGTCCCATGACGCGTGTGCTCTTTGTTTCGGGCTACAGCGGCTCCGCGATGGCGGAGCAGTTCGCGCTCCAGC